From a region of the Synechococcus sp. UW69 genome:
- a CDS encoding phycobilisome rod-core linker polypeptide translates to MPALKYKRDFTHEQRVSFAFANSVDATKSASSNKRKAASTPAEYKQNQCAAMGIGMGPRIHEECPFSAINHSYASTGSQALEAAISAGYKQVFGNIGISSNQRLVSLEAFLCDGRINVQGFMAGLVKSELYKQKFFHAVSPMRGIELTTKHLLGRPPIDQKEVSAGIQLIAEEGFDAFVDSLVRSEEYLETFGTDTVPYLRGFKSEARASCSTFVGMAEITPANASSENAMYTGPSLVKRFSMDLGSFAAAAVYSDDSDRGGFSYMNAVSNPRNAAYRRMYGGKFNYGRF, encoded by the coding sequence ATGCCAGCCCTGAAGTACAAGCGGGATTTCACCCACGAACAGCGGGTGTCCTTCGCCTTTGCGAACTCCGTGGACGCAACCAAAAGTGCCAGCTCTAACAAGCGCAAGGCGGCATCCACACCTGCTGAGTACAAGCAAAACCAATGCGCCGCCATGGGCATTGGCATGGGCCCTCGGATCCATGAGGAGTGCCCCTTCTCGGCGATCAACCACTCCTATGCCTCAACGGGCAGCCAGGCTCTGGAAGCTGCCATCAGCGCGGGTTACAAGCAGGTGTTCGGCAATATCGGCATCTCCTCTAACCAGCGTCTCGTCTCACTGGAGGCCTTCCTCTGTGATGGCCGCATCAATGTGCAGGGCTTCATGGCCGGCCTGGTCAAATCTGAGCTCTACAAGCAGAAGTTTTTCCACGCCGTGTCTCCCATGCGCGGCATCGAGCTCACCACCAAGCACCTGCTGGGGCGTCCTCCCATCGATCAGAAGGAAGTGAGTGCTGGCATTCAGCTGATCGCTGAAGAGGGCTTCGACGCTTTCGTCGACAGCCTCGTCCGCTCTGAGGAGTATCTCGAAACCTTCGGAACTGACACGGTTCCCTACCTGCGTGGTTTCAAGTCGGAAGCACGGGCTTCCTGCTCCACCTTTGTTGGCATGGCCGAAATCACTCCGGCAAACGCCAGCTCTGAAAACGCCATGTACACCGGTCCTTCGCTGGTGAAGCGCTTCAGCATGGATCTCGGTTCCTTTGCTGCTGCTGCCGTCTACTCAGACGACAGTGATCGTGGTGGCTTCTCCTACATGAATGCAGTCAGCAACCCCCGCAACGCTGCTTACCGTCGGATGTATGGCGGCAAGTTCAACTACGGCCGCTTCTGA